From Medicago truncatula cultivar Jemalong A17 chromosome 7, MtrunA17r5.0-ANR, whole genome shotgun sequence, a single genomic window includes:
- the LOC11440467 gene encoding uncharacterized protein produces MFYLTHLDVTKYNLYYLSKYFHLKKIIMDPNKKRRVHGQNLPLSYVTNVASSSDLSQFTNRNVTRKLTPISPGRYVLKRPRNLHCGDLNKATVTGSNENQSFYPECGENGEDCDVPDNDLGFVVARHPWPGSITMNLQVATQIVTNFCIVF; encoded by the exons ATGTTTTATCTAACTCATTTGGATGTAACAAAGTACAATTTATATTATCTCAGCAAATactttcatctaaaaaaaatcataatggACCCAAACAAGAAGCGTAGAGTTCATGGACAAAACTTACCATTGTCCTATGTTACTAATG TTGCTTCATCATCCGACTTATCACAATTTACCAACAGAAATGTGACAAGAAAGCTTACCCCTATTTCACCTGGTAGATATGTTCTAAAGCGTCCTAGAAATTTGCATTGCGGTGACCTAAACAAAGCAACCGTAACCGGGTCAAATGAGAATCAAAGCTTTTATCCAGAGTGCGGCGAGAATGGTGAAGATTGTGACGTTCCTGACAATGATTTGG GTTTTGTAGTCGCGAGGCATCCTTGGCCTGGGAGCATAACGATGAATCTGCAAGTTGCAACACAGATTGTGACGAATTTCTGTATTGTATTCTAA